A single genomic interval of Lentimicrobium saccharophilum harbors:
- a CDS encoding T9SS type A sorting domain-containing protein, with translation MKKNLLFAFILSVVSVSVYSQVQSTTFGGLWHDPNTWIGLTVPGENDDVIINGPVVQAYTSGYAILPVHCNNLTITSSGSLRNGGYGGGNGIFPVYVHGSAVNNGIVENGGEDALKMFVYGDLTNNNIWMPVETELTNSGNHNLSLLEGMTFGSKIIVNSSTGITALTDLVFTCDWYSDGYYNRSHLMLNGHIFSVGNHSLEMRHCLVNSGTLTGDFEILGTFKVGYDVSDTLKFNGNITVTDTLMANVYGGGYGIYKLRINGNLLNNGVIMDNMDTKAPLNDDDLEILITGDIINNRHWSCKYVKLAGDETQHITQGTDRFFDSYFSDLNPESDIVAQSNITIMNDLNLNGAHLNMAGDTLTIYGWLYGGAIENTNLNNGFLNNIISMGGLSVNGVVTIENNNIFHDYVIVNDTLQSIEYGGGSITYTLQVRGDITNYGLIRNINDGDLLSLEITGGIDNHGLWENAYTKFSGSQQQQIHQLPGKVFQTNFTDVDSVSMVVATSDLKIAGNCNLLRSTLEMNHYEIDISGHLYNGRVNSAIIKNATLSNITASGNTEIRGIVVIDDGNRFYGNLLVTDTLQSQVYGGGSYTYSLYNFGNIENNGLIRNEPTQNESFALYVQGDIINRGTFTNYANYQLFYLNDDVHQVSCMNNGTTNWQFEGADITGAGAESFSMISGGGIQTVPPGESWEVSVQFVPAGSVFTAQLNIHCTETGSLGTIYLIGYNENSTVGVKDPGVLNEQGNSLMFRNYPNPFTQGTTISWHQPEKAHVVLKLYDFTGKEMCTLMDCDRSSGEHRFNYDASKLPSGIYFLKGWFDDCTSAWKMLKM, from the coding sequence ATGAAAAAAAATCTACTTTTCGCATTCATTCTTTCTGTCGTGTCAGTAAGTGTTTATTCTCAGGTTCAGTCAACAACATTTGGCGGTTTATGGCACGATCCCAACACCTGGATTGGTCTGACTGTTCCCGGTGAAAACGATGATGTAATCATCAACGGGCCTGTAGTTCAGGCTTATACAAGTGGTTATGCCATTCTGCCTGTTCACTGCAACAATCTTACAATCACTTCGTCAGGTTCGCTCCGCAATGGAGGGTATGGGGGGGGGAATGGAATTTTCCCGGTTTATGTACATGGAAGCGCTGTCAATAATGGTATCGTTGAGAACGGCGGAGAGGATGCTCTGAAGATGTTTGTTTATGGTGATCTTACCAATAATAACATCTGGATGCCTGTTGAAACGGAGCTGACAAATTCAGGAAATCATAACCTGAGCCTGCTTGAAGGAATGACATTCGGGAGTAAAATTATCGTCAATAGCAGTACCGGCATCACCGCCCTCACCGACCTGGTTTTTACCTGTGACTGGTACTCTGACGGCTATTATAACCGGAGCCATCTTATGCTCAACGGCCATATATTCAGTGTTGGCAATCACTCCCTTGAAATGCGTCATTGCCTGGTTAACAGCGGGACCCTTACGGGTGATTTCGAAATTCTTGGAACATTTAAGGTTGGGTATGATGTTTCGGATACCCTGAAATTCAATGGAAACATTACAGTAACGGATACCCTGATGGCCAATGTTTATGGAGGTGGGTATGGCATCTATAAACTAAGGATTAATGGAAATCTGTTAAATAATGGGGTGATTATGGATAATATGGATACAAAAGCACCATTGAATGATGATGATCTTGAAATCCTTATTACCGGTGATATTATAAACAACAGGCACTGGTCGTGCAAATATGTAAAGTTAGCAGGTGATGAAACACAGCATATTACTCAGGGTACCGACAGGTTTTTCGACAGTTACTTCAGCGACCTTAACCCTGAAAGTGATATTGTTGCGCAAAGCAATATCACGATAATGAATGATCTTAATCTGAATGGGGCACATCTGAACATGGCAGGGGATACACTTACAATTTACGGGTGGCTTTACGGCGGAGCCATTGAAAATACCAATCTGAACAATGGTTTCCTGAACAACATTATAAGTATGGGAGGATTATCAGTTAATGGAGTTGTCACCATCGAAAACAATAATATTTTCCACGACTATGTAATTGTTAACGACACCCTTCAATCCATCGAATATGGCGGAGGAAGCATTACTTATACGCTTCAGGTTCGGGGAGATATCACGAATTACGGATTAATCCGCAACATAAACGATGGTGACCTGCTGTCTCTTGAAATTACCGGAGGCATTGACAATCATGGACTTTGGGAGAATGCTTATACCAAATTTTCCGGTAGTCAGCAACAGCAGATTCACCAACTGCCCGGGAAAGTTTTCCAGACAAATTTCACGGATGTTGATTCCGTCAGTATGGTCGTTGCCACCAGCGATCTTAAAATTGCAGGTAATTGCAATCTGTTGCGATCAACCCTGGAGATGAACCATTATGAAATCGATATTTCCGGGCATCTTTACAATGGCAGGGTAAACTCCGCCATCATCAAAAATGCCACCCTAAGCAATATTACCGCATCCGGAAATACAGAAATCCGTGGAATAGTGGTAATTGATGATGGAAACAGGTTTTATGGCAATTTATTGGTTACCGATACGCTTCAGTCACAGGTATACGGCGGCGGCTCTTATACATATAGTCTTTACAACTTCGGAAATATTGAGAATAATGGCTTAATCAGGAATGAACCAACTCAGAATGAATCTTTTGCTCTTTATGTGCAGGGGGATATCATCAACAGGGGAACATTTACCAATTATGCCAATTATCAGCTTTTTTACCTGAACGACGATGTTCACCAGGTAAGTTGCATGAATAATGGAACAACGAACTGGCAGTTTGAGGGCGCTGACATCACCGGAGCCGGAGCTGAATCATTTTCAATGATATCGGGAGGAGGAATTCAAACCGTGCCCCCCGGTGAATCCTGGGAAGTTTCAGTGCAGTTCGTGCCTGCCGGCAGTGTTTTTACCGCTCAGCTCAATATCCATTGCACTGAAACCGGAAGCCTGGGAACCATATACCTGATCGGGTATAACGAAAATTCAACGGTTGGAGTAAAGGATCCGGGTGTTTTGAATGAACAGGGAAACTCCCTTATGTTTCGGAACTATCCTAATCCTTTTACACAGGGTACCACCATCAGCTGGCATCAGCCTGAAAAAGCCCATGTTGTGCTGAAACTTTATGACTTTACCGGCAAAGAGATGTGCACCCTGATGGATTGTGACCGGTCTTCAGGTGAACACAGATTTAATTACGATGCTTCAAAACTGCCATCAGGAATTTATTTTCTGAAAGGGTGGTTTGATGATTGTACATCAGCCTGGAAAATGTTGAAAATGTGA
- a CDS encoding tetratricopeptide repeat protein, protein MSRLRIISRLLFCLSWLFPAGVQSQGVEMPYDTALISSVLAKAGDARDDEAIQLYNTAIQAAEKCLSGGGSKALVKAVKRKLIKARLGLGLVHYNRLEYAVSMELFRLALREAEASGDKLLVAECYFYIAEVYLEQSQFGNSMEYYRLSLSGYEKLNDDSGQFWCLAGMGIVQKLRGNYKDAVELYNKALLKARNTGMTYEEAICHNNLGNVHRKTGDFAKAMESYEKAIEVFRKINDVAAVSDCLNNIGNLYSDNHNPFRALEYYSQSLKMAQNLNDEYRLIIRYKNMAGAYTELKDYENAGLFLEDALRLAEKSGDKSFLGSCNMLFGKLHIVKNDFIIASAFFRKSVNLFEEIGAMPELAEALTELSYTLINLNSVREAIEMADKAMKIAAATGSLKGRLDASLCLAACYEKAGNSDKAYTCLKSAAALKDSIYTAEKYRTIEEIEAGFARSELKKENEALSQNSLLQKQAIRTKNIILLLLGISLLLGIALIWLIYKRKNEAKRETGVIRRQSEEIGRLSEDLSAKERELTAKTIFINQKNQLLEKLIGELDELKKTDVSEASVQHLQVQLKQELAPNAWKEFEVQFNEVHPGFQARLIRNYPDLTPAERRLCSFIRLDMNTREVSSLTGQSIKSIEVARTRIRKKLGVPHEQNLTNFIALI, encoded by the coding sequence ATGAGCCGTTTAAGAATAATCAGCCGGCTTCTGTTTTGTCTGTCCTGGCTTTTTCCCGCTGGTGTACAGTCGCAAGGTGTTGAAATGCCGTATGATACTGCACTGATTTCTTCTGTTCTGGCTAAAGCAGGAGATGCCCGGGATGATGAAGCTATTCAACTCTATAACACAGCCATTCAAGCTGCCGAAAAATGTCTCAGCGGAGGCGGCAGCAAGGCATTGGTAAAGGCGGTAAAACGAAAACTGATCAAAGCCAGGCTTGGGCTGGGTCTTGTACATTACAACCGTCTTGAATATGCTGTTTCCATGGAGCTTTTCAGGTTGGCCTTGCGGGAAGCTGAAGCAAGCGGGGATAAGTTGCTTGTTGCTGAATGCTATTTCTATATTGCAGAGGTTTACCTGGAGCAAAGCCAGTTCGGCAATTCCATGGAGTATTACCGTCTTTCCCTTTCGGGATATGAGAAGTTGAATGATGATTCAGGTCAGTTCTGGTGCCTGGCAGGTATGGGGATTGTTCAGAAGTTGCGCGGGAATTATAAAGATGCTGTTGAGTTATATAATAAAGCGTTGCTGAAAGCACGGAATACGGGAATGACTTACGAAGAAGCCATCTGCCACAACAACCTGGGGAATGTGCACCGCAAAACCGGCGATTTTGCCAAAGCCATGGAATCTTATGAAAAAGCCATTGAGGTTTTTCGTAAAATAAATGATGTAGCAGCGGTTTCTGATTGTTTAAACAATATTGGTAACCTATACAGCGACAACCACAACCCGTTCAGGGCACTGGAATATTACAGCCAATCGCTGAAAATGGCACAAAATCTCAATGATGAGTACCGTTTGATAATCAGGTATAAAAATATGGCAGGGGCCTACACCGAACTTAAGGATTATGAAAACGCCGGTCTTTTTCTCGAGGATGCCCTTAGGCTGGCGGAAAAATCGGGTGATAAATCGTTTTTGGGTTCGTGTAACATGCTTTTTGGCAAATTGCATATAGTAAAGAATGATTTTATAATTGCTTCGGCATTTTTCCGCAAATCAGTGAATCTCTTTGAAGAGATAGGCGCAATGCCCGAACTGGCCGAAGCTCTGACCGAACTGTCCTATACATTGATAAACCTCAATTCTGTTAGGGAAGCAATTGAAATGGCTGACAAAGCAATGAAAATTGCTGCGGCGACCGGTTCGCTCAAAGGAAGACTGGATGCCAGCCTCTGCCTGGCAGCCTGCTATGAAAAAGCCGGTAATTCCGATAAGGCATATACTTGCCTGAAAAGTGCCGCCGCTTTGAAGGACAGCATCTATACGGCAGAAAAATACAGGACTATTGAGGAAATTGAAGCCGGTTTCGCACGGAGCGAACTGAAAAAGGAGAACGAGGCGTTGAGTCAGAACAGCCTCCTTCAAAAACAGGCAATCCGCACGAAAAACATCATTTTGTTACTGCTGGGAATAAGTCTTTTATTGGGTATTGCGTTGATTTGGCTGATCTATAAACGGAAAAATGAAGCAAAACGTGAAACCGGGGTAATCCGACGGCAAAGTGAAGAAATAGGCCGGTTAAGCGAAGATCTTTCTGCCAAAGAGCGTGAACTGACTGCAAAAACTATTTTTATTAATCAAAAAAACCAACTTTTGGAGAAGCTGATCGGAGAACTGGATGAGCTGAAAAAAACGGATGTGTCAGAAGCATCTGTTCAGCATCTTCAGGTTCAATTGAAGCAGGAACTGGCCCCCAATGCATGGAAAGAGTTTGAAGTCCAGTTCAATGAAGTTCATCCGGGTTTTCAGGCCAGGCTGATCAGGAATTACCCTGATCTTACCCCGGCAGAACGTCGCCTTTGCTCTTTTATCCGCCTCGATATGAATACCCGGGAGGTGTCTTCTCTCACCGGCCAGTCCATCAAGAGTATCGAAGTCGCCCGCACCCGTATCCGCAAAAAACTTGGCGTGCCTCATGAACAGAACCTTACCAACTTTATCGCTTTGATCTGA
- a CDS encoding alanine dehydrogenase encodes MEEQQQDFIMFPSHTTGLMPQEERLEVPNKACRLTIGIPKETAWLENRISLVPDAVSQLVKSGHRVLVENNAGAASHYPDNEYSEAGAEIVYESAMIFQCDVIIKVAPPTTQEIEMLRGKQVLLSSLNLAGLTEAHFRQLAAKKVTALAYEYMKDRDGNFPVIRAMSEIAGNTSILIAAEYLSHPDYGRGLMFGGLSGISPTEVVILGAGTVGEFAARAAMGMGALVKVFDSSVYRLRRLQNNLGTRIYTSVLQPRPIEEALKTADVAIGAVRPQGGLSPVCVTEEMVQQMKAGAIIIDVSIDQGGCFETSVITNHKNPVFEKYGVTHYCVPNIASRVPRTASRALSNLLAPIMLKVGDEGGINNILRTDTGVRNGVYLYNGISTNRYISEYFHLPHKDIELLIAAFH; translated from the coding sequence ATGGAAGAGCAGCAGCAGGACTTTATTATGTTTCCTTCTCACACTACAGGACTGATGCCACAGGAAGAAAGGCTTGAGGTTCCCAATAAGGCTTGCCGTTTAACCATTGGCATTCCCAAAGAAACCGCCTGGCTTGAGAACCGGATCTCACTGGTGCCCGATGCCGTGAGCCAACTGGTGAAATCGGGTCACCGGGTTCTTGTAGAAAACAATGCCGGCGCAGCTTCGCACTATCCCGACAACGAATACAGCGAAGCCGGAGCGGAGATTGTTTATGAGAGCGCAATGATATTCCAGTGCGATGTGATCATTAAAGTGGCACCGCCGACTACCCAGGAAATTGAAATGCTCAGGGGTAAACAGGTACTGCTGTCATCGCTGAATCTGGCCGGATTAACCGAAGCTCATTTCAGGCAACTGGCAGCCAAAAAAGTTACTGCGCTTGCTTATGAATACATGAAGGACCGTGACGGGAATTTCCCGGTAATCAGGGCCATGTCGGAAATTGCCGGAAATACTTCCATTCTGATTGCTGCCGAATACCTGAGTCATCCCGACTACGGCAGGGGATTGATGTTCGGCGGATTGAGCGGAATTTCACCTACGGAGGTGGTAATTCTGGGCGCTGGTACGGTAGGGGAGTTTGCCGCCCGGGCTGCCATGGGTATGGGGGCGTTGGTAAAAGTATTCGATAGCTCTGTGTACAGGTTGCGCAGGCTTCAGAATAACCTGGGAACGAGGATATATACAAGTGTACTGCAGCCCCGGCCGATAGAAGAAGCGCTGAAGACTGCCGATGTCGCCATTGGCGCCGTGAGGCCGCAGGGAGGGCTATCGCCCGTGTGTGTTACCGAAGAGATGGTGCAACAGATGAAGGCCGGAGCTATTATCATTGATGTCAGCATTGACCAGGGTGGTTGCTTTGAGACTTCGGTGATTACCAACCACAAAAATCCTGTATTCGAAAAATACGGCGTCACTCATTACTGCGTACCCAACATTGCCTCCAGGGTGCCCCGGACCGCATCACGCGCGCTCAGCAACCTGCTGGCGCCCATCATGCTGAAGGTCGGAGACGAAGGCGGTATTAACAATATACTGAGAACCGATACCGGGGTCAGGAACGGGGTTTATCTTTACAACGGCATTTCTACCAATCGTTATATCAGTGAATATTTTCACCTGCCCCACAAGGATATTGAACTGCTGATCGCGGCATTTCACTGA
- the tsaE gene encoding tRNA (adenosine(37)-N6)-threonylcarbamoyltransferase complex ATPase subunit type 1 TsaE, which yields MIYSEKTPALQLRCGSVHELDQIAEQMLTIFPVEKVFAVTGPMGAGKTTFIQAVCRQLGVIDNVSSPTFSIVNEYRTGSGKPVFHFDLYRLRKPEELLDIGYEDYFFSGDYCFIEWPELAGMLIPAGAVKVEIAVDEGSEDRAFIFTS from the coding sequence ATGATTTATTCAGAAAAAACGCCGGCACTTCAGTTGCGTTGCGGCAGTGTGCACGAACTTGATCAAATTGCGGAGCAAATGCTGACCATTTTTCCGGTTGAAAAGGTATTTGCCGTTACAGGTCCCATGGGAGCCGGAAAGACAACCTTTATACAGGCTGTATGCCGGCAATTAGGAGTAATAGACAACGTAAGCAGTCCGACATTCTCAATTGTTAATGAGTATCGTACCGGCAGCGGAAAGCCTGTTTTTCATTTTGACCTTTATCGGTTGCGGAAACCTGAGGAATTACTCGACATTGGATATGAGGATTACTTTTTCAGCGGGGATTACTGCTTTATCGAATGGCCCGAACTCGCGGGGATGCTAATTCCGGCCGGGGCCGTTAAGGTTGAAATTGCTGTGGATGAAGGAAGTGAAGACAGGGCCTTTATTTTTACCAGTTAA
- the porX gene encoding T9SS response regulator signal transducer PorX gives MENVTILWADDEIDLLKPHIMFLRDKGYEVFTSNNGVEAIEILKTRPFDIVFLDEQMPGLSGIETLIRVKNLFPDLPVVMITKSEEETIMEDAIGSKISDYLIKPVNPKQILLSLKKNLENKKLISEKTTFSYQQQFRNIGMEISNRLTHSEWPEVYRKLVYWELELGQSNDSGIMDVLKMQKEEAGQVFSRFVENNYTDWVNGKNPDRPVMSHTLIRDKLIPLLDETSSLFFILIDNLRYDQWKILQPIISELYRVERDEIYYSILPTTTQYARNALFAGLLPTEIEKKYPRYWVNEDDEGTKNQFEGELLGEQLKRYGKDVRYSYHKILNLSAGRKLVETLPNLTGNKLNAIVYNFVDMLSHARTEMEVIRELADDEAAYRSITVSWFEHSPLYDIIRFLAEKKIPLVITTDHGSVKVDAPVKIVGDKATNTNLRYKTGRSLSYNRKEVFEVKNPADIYLPRTNVSSNYVFCRNADFFAYPNNFNYYVNYYRNTFQHGGISMEEMMIPFVTLKAK, from the coding sequence ATGGAAAATGTAACAATACTCTGGGCCGACGACGAGATCGACCTGCTGAAACCACACATCATGTTCCTCAGGGATAAGGGTTATGAAGTGTTTACCTCAAACAATGGCGTGGAAGCAATTGAAATATTAAAAACCAGGCCATTTGATATTGTTTTTCTGGATGAGCAGATGCCGGGCCTTTCCGGGATTGAGACTCTGATCCGGGTAAAAAACCTGTTTCCCGACCTTCCGGTAGTCATGATCACCAAGAGTGAAGAAGAGACGATCATGGAAGATGCCATAGGCTCCAAAATATCCGATTATCTTATCAAGCCGGTGAATCCCAAGCAGATACTGCTAAGTCTTAAAAAGAACCTTGAAAACAAGAAGCTTATCAGCGAGAAGACTACTTTCAGCTATCAGCAACAGTTCCGGAATATCGGTATGGAGATAAGTAACCGCTTAACCCATAGTGAATGGCCGGAGGTTTACCGCAAACTGGTTTACTGGGAACTTGAGCTGGGGCAGTCGAACGACAGCGGCATAATGGATGTGCTAAAAATGCAGAAGGAAGAGGCCGGTCAGGTATTCAGCCGCTTTGTCGAGAATAACTATACCGATTGGGTGAACGGTAAGAACCCCGACCGCCCTGTGATGTCGCATACACTGATCCGTGACAAACTGATTCCCCTGCTGGATGAAACCTCTTCGCTGTTCTTCATTCTGATCGATAACCTTCGCTATGATCAGTGGAAGATCCTTCAGCCGATCATCAGTGAACTTTACCGGGTTGAGCGCGATGAGATTTATTACAGCATACTTCCCACCACCACGCAATATGCAAGGAATGCCCTGTTTGCCGGGCTTCTCCCCACTGAGATCGAAAAGAAATATCCCCGCTACTGGGTAAACGAAGACGATGAAGGCACCAAGAATCAATTTGAAGGTGAACTGCTGGGCGAGCAACTGAAGCGCTATGGAAAGGATGTCAGGTATTCGTACCACAAGATACTGAACCTCTCCGCCGGGCGTAAACTGGTAGAAACGCTCCCGAACCTTACAGGCAACAAGTTGAATGCAATTGTCTATAATTTTGTGGATATGCTTTCGCACGCCCGCACCGAGATGGAAGTGATCCGAGAACTGGCTGACGATGAGGCCGCATATCGTTCCATTACGGTTTCGTGGTTCGAACACTCCCCGCTTTACGACATCATCCGTTTTCTGGCCGAAAAGAAGATCCCCCTGGTGATTACTACCGATCACGGCTCGGTAAAGGTGGATGCCCCTGTAAAAATTGTGGGCGACAAGGCGACCAATACAAACCTGCGCTACAAAACCGGACGCAGCCTTAGTTATAACCGCAAAGAGGTATTTGAAGTGAAAAATCCTGCGGATATTTACCTTCCGCGGACAAACGTCAGCTCTAATTATGTTTTCTGCAGGAATGCCGATTTCTTTGCCTATCCCAATAACTTCAATTATTATGTAAACTACTACCGGAATACCTTCCAGCATGGCGGGATCTCGATGGAGGAAATGATGATACCCTTTGTGACCCTGAAAGCAAAATAG
- a CDS encoding HD domain-containing protein, whose amino-acid sequence MNQAARNKRKIVNDPVHGFVTICSELLFDLIEHPVFQRLRRIRQLGMTSYVYPGALHTRFHHAIGAMHLMQETIDTLRLKGFEITREEAEATLAAILLHDIGHGPYSHALEHSIVSGMGHEELSLLLMHRLNREFQGRLGMAIEVFTNNYPKHFLHQLVSSQLDMDRLDYLKRDSFYTGVSEGVINTDRIIKMLTVHNDELMIEDKGIYSIEKFIVARRLMYWQVYYHKTVVSAENMLINLLKRAKFLAESGEKIFSTPALELFLQHRFSREDFAVDENLVEKFALLDDYDIFSAIKVWMEHSDFLLSMLSRSLVNRQLFRAEFSDHPMNEVRVGALRNAIQRKWPQAGPGAEAYLLTTGTITNNAYIPEHDKIYLLYRDGKVSDIAEASDQLNISVLTSAVSKHFIIYPKTIPEF is encoded by the coding sequence GTGAACCAGGCTGCCCGCAACAAGAGAAAAATCGTGAATGATCCGGTGCACGGTTTCGTAACAATATGCTCCGAGTTGTTATTTGATCTGATTGAACATCCTGTTTTTCAGCGCTTAAGAAGGATCAGGCAGCTCGGGATGACTTCCTACGTTTATCCGGGCGCCCTGCACACCCGCTTTCATCATGCCATTGGCGCCATGCACCTGATGCAGGAAACCATCGATACCCTCAGGCTCAAAGGATTTGAAATCACACGTGAAGAAGCAGAAGCCACCCTGGCAGCCATACTACTTCATGATATCGGTCACGGACCGTATTCACATGCACTTGAGCACAGCATTGTGTCGGGCATGGGCCATGAAGAACTGTCGCTGTTGCTGATGCACAGGCTTAACAGGGAGTTTCAGGGCCGGCTCGGCATGGCCATTGAGGTATTTACCAACAATTACCCCAAACACTTCCTGCACCAGCTGGTATCAAGTCAACTCGACATGGACCGCCTCGATTACCTCAAACGCGACAGTTTTTATACGGGTGTTTCGGAAGGGGTAATCAACACTGACCGCATCATCAAGATGCTTACCGTGCACAACGATGAACTGATGATAGAGGACAAAGGCATCTATTCCATCGAAAAGTTCATCGTTGCCCGCAGGCTGATGTACTGGCAGGTCTATTATCATAAAACTGTTGTATCGGCCGAGAATATGCTGATAAATCTTCTGAAACGTGCCAAATTTCTTGCCGAATCGGGCGAAAAAATCTTTTCCACCCCTGCGCTGGAGCTGTTCCTGCAACACCGGTTCAGCCGCGAAGACTTTGCAGTTGATGAAAACCTGGTGGAGAAATTCGCCCTGCTCGACGATTATGATATCTTTTCAGCCATCAAGGTGTGGATGGAACACTCCGATTTTCTGCTGTCCATGCTCAGCCGTTCATTGGTAAACCGTCAACTTTTCCGGGCCGAATTCAGCGATCATCCAATGAATGAAGTCCGGGTCGGAGCTTTACGAAACGCCATACAGCGCAAATGGCCGCAGGCAGGTCCAGGAGCTGAAGCTTATCTGCTTACTACAGGCACCATCACCAACAACGCGTATATACCCGAGCACGACAAAATCTACCTGCTTTACCGCGATGGCAAGGTGAGCGATATCGCCGAAGCCTCAGATCAGTTAAACATTTCTGTACTTACCAGCGCCGTGTCAAAGCATTTTATTATCTATCCGAAAACCATCCCTGAATTTTGA
- the lpxD gene encoding UDP-3-O-(3-hydroxymyristoyl)glucosamine N-acyltransferase produces the protein MKFTVQEIADLIKGTVDGDPKTEIHKLSKIEQGEPGSISFLGNPKYTHYIYQTRASAVIVNHDFEPEQTINCSLIRVENAYNAFAMMLEAYNNLNREKSGISKYAAIAENAETGDNCFIGDFVSVGEHVKIGSNVKIYSNTSIGDNVVIGDNTILNAGVKIYNDCHIGNNCTLHSGVVIGADGFGFAPQSDNHYAKVAQIGNVILEDNVEIGANTTIDRATLGSTIIRKGVKLDNLIQIAHNVEIGENTVIAAQTGIAGSTRIGRNCMIAGQVGIIGHLEIGNNVKIAAQSGISTNVPDGAIVMGSPAFEISNYRKAYVYFRSLPKLADRISVLEKKFKGEQ, from the coding sequence ATGAAGTTTACTGTCCAAGAAATTGCCGACCTGATCAAGGGAACTGTTGATGGTGACCCGAAAACAGAAATCCACAAACTTTCGAAAATCGAGCAGGGTGAACCCGGGTCAATTTCCTTTCTGGGAAATCCCAAATACACACATTACATTTACCAGACCAGGGCTTCTGCTGTTATTGTCAACCACGATTTTGAGCCTGAACAAACAATAAACTGCTCCCTTATACGGGTCGAAAATGCCTACAATGCATTTGCCATGATGCTGGAAGCATACAATAACCTGAACCGGGAAAAATCAGGCATCTCAAAATATGCAGCCATTGCAGAGAACGCTGAGACGGGGGACAACTGCTTTATCGGAGATTTCGTGAGCGTTGGCGAACACGTGAAAATCGGAAGCAACGTTAAGATTTATTCCAATACCAGCATCGGCGACAATGTGGTAATCGGCGACAATACCATCCTGAATGCCGGGGTGAAGATATACAATGATTGTCATATCGGAAATAACTGTACCCTGCATTCAGGGGTCGTAATCGGCGCCGACGGATTTGGTTTTGCGCCGCAAAGCGATAATCATTATGCAAAAGTGGCACAGATCGGGAACGTAATCCTTGAGGATAATGTGGAAATAGGTGCAAATACCACCATCGACAGGGCGACACTGGGCTCGACAATTATCCGTAAAGGAGTAAAACTGGACAACCTGATTCAGATAGCCCACAATGTGGAAATTGGCGAAAACACTGTGATTGCTGCACAAACCGGGATTGCCGGCTCCACCCGCATCGGCAGAAACTGTATGATAGCCGGTCAGGTCGGTATCATCGGCCACCTGGAGATTGGAAATAATGTAAAAATCGCGGCGCAATCCGGAATTTCCACCAACGTTCCTGACGGAGCAATAGTAATGGGCAGTCCGGCTTTCGAAATTTCTAACTACCGGAAAGCCTACGTTTACTTCAGGAGCCTTCCGAAACTGGCCGACCGTATTTCTGTCCTTGAGAAGAAATTTAAGGGGGAACAATAG